Genomic window ([Eubacterium] hominis):
ATCATTGCAGTAATATTTCCACCAATTCCTTGCAATGGTCCTTGAATAATGGAATAAATAAATTGATTCATACTTCCATAAGATGTTATACTAAACAACCAATTAATCATGATAAATAAAATTGCAATTAAAATAGTTGGAACTAATGATGCAAAGATATTTGATACCATCGGTGGTACACTTGCAGGCATCTTTATTGTTAAATTTCTGCGTTTAATCTCTAAGTATAATCTTGCTGATACTAAACCAACAATCATTGCAGAAAATACACCTTGAGCGCCTAACCAAGTTGCTGGAATCGCTGTAACACCATCTGTGGTTGTATCAAGCGGTGTAATAATTAAGAAGCATAATAACGAAATAATACTTGCAGATATACCATCTTCTTCAGGTTCTAATCTTTTTACTAATTGATATGCTATTAATACAACTACATATAGTGACATAGCACCAATCGTGATATTATTTATTTTTAGAAACATTGGTGAATAAGCAGCTAAGAATGATAAAGCAGACACTGTAGATGGAAGTACTGCTAATAATACAGCTATTGATCCAACAAATATAACACCTAGCGTACCCATCATAGCACTTGAAATAACTTGTAAATATGCACTACTACCTAAACGATCAAAAAATGGTTGGGATTTTTCAAAAAAACCTATTAATTTATTCTTCATTTTCATTTTCCTCTCTCACTATCATTTTTTATAACTTTCACTCACATTCTCGGCCTTGAAATATATATGGTTATTTGTTACAATTCATATTATAAAGGCCATTATTCCATTTAAAAATACTAAAAATTTATTAAGAGACTATCAAAATTTAATATTTCAAAGGAGATTATATGAATTATCAAGAATTGGAAGCATATTTGTATAGCAATCATACTGTTTCAACAGTAGATGAAAATACTGTTTTTCAACATTTCATTTTAAATCATGATATAGTTCCTTACAATAATGAATATCTAACTATTTTAGGTTCTGATAGAGATTTTCATGGAGTAAATCATATCATAAGTGTTCATGAAAGAAATTGTCCTAAGATACCAATGCATATTTATCATTATATAAAAATCAATTATGTATATCATGGTAACATCACTATTCAATTGGAGGATAAAAAAATTGCTTTAAATAAAGGCGATCTTATTATCATAGACAAACATGTTCCTCACGAAATTTTACCAACATCAATGGATGACATTTTAATAAATATCATTTTAAAAGTAGAATTCTTTTCGGAATCATTTATAAATAATCTTCCTGAGGAATCCATTCTATCTAAATTCTTAAAACAATTATTAGGAAAAAAAGGTATTCATACCCATTATCTTATTTGTAATACTAAAAACAATCAATTGGTGCATCAATGTGTACAAAATATCCTATGTGAACATTTAGATACTCAAATATGCTCTAGTGAATTAATAGATAGATATATCTCAATTTTGATTACGCATCTGATAAGATGTTTTGGTTTTGACACCAACTATCATAGTCAAAAGAAAAACGAAGAATTACTACAGTCAATTTTGAATTACATAAAGAACAATTATGTACGAGGTAATTTAAATGATATGTGTAACCATCTAGGATATACGTCAGTTTATATATGCAATTTCATTAAACAACAAACAGGCGAAACTTTTAAAAAACTTGTCTTTGAAGAAAGACTAAAAAAGAGCACAATATTTTTATTAAATACTAATTATCCTGTTTATGAAATATCAGAACTTGTAGGATTTAACAACCTTACAAGCTTTTATAAGCAATTTCAAAAAAGATATCATTGTACACCAAATGAATTTAGATCAAATATAGATGCTAGTTCGATCAAAAGTAATTAGATTTTTTACTATTAGCAGTCAACAACCTGTATACTCATTTTTAACTTCATTTATAATCATAAGCTATAGTCTATCATTTATAATATAAAGAAAGAAAAATGGCATTTACTTTTGTAAACACCATTTCCAATAATTATTCCTGATTTTTGATTTTTTCAATTACAGTGGGACGAATTTCTTGAGGTAGTTCTAACATATCCATTGCTTTTTCTATGCTTACATTTGTTGTTTTCATCAGCTTTTTTGTAAGTTCTATTGTTGCTTTGATTTCACCTTGTTCTAAGCCTTGTTCTAGTCCTTGTTCTAATCCACGCTTCAATCCTTTGTTTTCGACATAATCACCATAACCACTCATCTCAAAAACCTCCTGTTCTAGATCCTCTGGTAATAGTATATCATAGTTTTCTATAAGTTGTCTTTTTATTTCTTCCGGTGGTAACTCTGATTCAAATAATATGCTCCATAATTTCATCGTGCTTTTATCACTTGTATCGTTGTAATCATAATGCTTCTTTGGATAGATCATCACCACTGTGATCAAGTCATAATACATCATTGGACTATGCCATTCTCTTCCCAAACATGTTTCATTCAGCGTATACTTATTAATAACACCATCCTTGTAATTGGGATGCCCAATACATATCCACATGGAATACACCTTTTTGATATTTCCATACTCTGATTTTTCAAAGCCTATTACACCATTCTTTTCACCTGCCAATATCCGACATACATAATATACTGCACGACTCAATAATGGATATTCTGGATTACTATCATTTTGTGCTTCTATGTTGATCAGAAAACCCGCCTTTACGTTATCTGCTTCTCCTGGAAGCCTCGCAAAAAACAAAATATCATAATCCACCTCTGCGCCAACAA
Coding sequences:
- a CDS encoding AraC family transcriptional regulator, with protein sequence MNYQELEAYLYSNHTVSTVDENTVFQHFILNHDIVPYNNEYLTILGSDRDFHGVNHIISVHERNCPKIPMHIYHYIKINYVYHGNITIQLEDKKIALNKGDLIIIDKHVPHEILPTSMDDILINIILKVEFFSESFINNLPEESILSKFLKQLLGKKGIHTHYLICNTKNNQLVHQCVQNILCEHLDTQICSSELIDRYISILITHLIRCFGFDTNYHSQKKNEELLQSILNYIKNNYVRGNLNDMCNHLGYTSVYICNFIKQQTGETFKKLVFEERLKKSTIFLLNTNYPVYEISELVGFNNLTSFYKQFQKRYHCTPNEFRSNIDASSIKSN
- a CDS encoding PTS sugar transporter subunit IIC, which translates into the protein MKNKLIGFFEKSQPFFDRLGSSAYLQVISSAMMGTLGVIFVGSIAVLLAVLPSTVSALSFLAAYSPMFLKINNITIGAMSLYVVVLIAYQLVKRLEPEEDGISASIISLLCFLIITPLDTTTDGVTAIPATWLGAQGVFSAMIVGLVSARLYLEIKRRNLTIKMPASVPPMVSNIFASLVPTILIAILFIMINWLFSITSYGSMNQFIYSIIQGPLQGIGGNITAMIVISLICQLLWFFGIHGTNVTMPVVQALWMAMDAENLTALAAGNPLPNITGYAFFSIITWGGTSLGLVLLMLRAKSKQYREVGKIGLVPILFGIGEPVVFGTPLVLNFKLAIPLITNNSICLLISYICIKLGIVSVFSGVAPVFGMPIGLYAAFQGSVSIIVLHLILQFIIGPLLWYPWFKRLDKETYEQEQLLESAGK